Proteins encoded by one window of Gouania willdenowi chromosome 4, fGouWil2.1, whole genome shotgun sequence:
- the LOC114461518 gene encoding zinc finger protein 2-like, translating to MELQTFKDDCSPQKNIVFKRLQYWSHQRTAGTSVDTFITELRHKSKECEFGMSENDMLRDKLVFSITDCHLKERLLQERGLTLHRAIEICRATEQEKTPLQAMKTEHGMQQVPVDGEMKMILPDKSLHHNTSKHLGYQSVPNMDQSVKLVLAAFMPKVHLHRLQLQQPSVTDCVFSERKNVEQLLPERLHIKEEPETLSEGQEGNQLCRHQETNSAACPVKCEDEEEKPQASQLHWRQQTQINIKEEPSSCTLDEFMKRQSVGINSKGPEAARNPDHSSLVLQGPDGTETDSSHTEDRNTYDDDEDEMYDDDELYDDTLPYFDSTRKKRMMSDSSKNAEIERKAAKKQISSNKKVQKTTFESVLSSTSCVGGKKVTLNEDSNEEGNTGEKPLVCKFCYKCFSRQDSMMQHMRTHTVEKPFRCDVCSNSFTHESVLDMHMRLHTGEKPFECDVCRKCFSRKAHLMMHMRVHTGKKFYLCDVCSKCYKNKSDLTNHMIVHTGENPFVCEICSKGFTHKAYLKIHMTVHTGEKPYRCDVCSKGFSRKNYLHSHRKTHTGEKPYQCRVCSSRFGHKSNLNMHMRIHTGEKPFECDICAKSFTHKFHLIKHRSAHKRPTIRMCT from the exons ATGGAGCTTCAAACCTTTAAAGATGACTGCAGTCCACAGAAAAATATAGTGTTTAAACGACTTCAATATTGGTCCCATCAGAGGACAGCAGGGACATCAGTAGACACATTCATAACAGAGCTGCGACACAAAAGCAAAGAGTGTGAGTTTGGAATGAGTGAGAATGACATGCTCAGAGATAAGCTTGTGTTTAGCATCACAGACTGTCACCTAAAAGAGAGACTGTTACAGGAAAGAGGTCTAACGTTACACAGAGCTATAGAAATATGCAGAGCAACAGAGCAAGAAAAGACTCCGTTACAAGCCATGAAGACTGAACATGGAATGCAACAAGTTCCAGTGGAtggtgaaatgaaaatgatcctTCCTGACAAGAGTCTCCACCATAACACCAGTAAACACTTAG GTTACCAATCTGTTCCAAATATGGATCAAAGTGTAAAACTTGTGCTGGCTGCCTTCATGCCCAAAGTTCATCTGCACAGATTACAGCTCCAGCAGCCGTCAGTcactgattgtgttttcagtgagaggaagaatgtggagcagctgctcccagagcgtctccacataaaggaggaaccagagacgctcagtgaaggtcaggaggGAAACCAGCTTTGTAGACAtcaggagacaaacagtgctgcttgtcctgttaaatgtgaagatgaagaggagaagcctcaggcctcccagctacactggagacaacaaacacaaatcaaCATTAAGGAGGAACCTTCAAGCTGCACTTTAGATGAATTCATGAAAAGACAAAGTGTGGGAATTAACAGCAAAGGACCAGAAGCAGCCAGGAACCCAGATCATAGCAGTTTAGTTCtacaaggtcctgatggaacgGAGACAGACTCGTCTCACACTGAAGATAGAAACAcgtatgatgatgatgaggatgaaatgtatgatgatgatgaacttTATGATGATACTTTGCCATACTTTGACTCCACCAGGAAAAAGAGAATGATGTCAGACTCTAGTAAAAATGCTGAAATAGAACGTAAAGCTGCCAAAAAACAGATTAGTTCAAACAAGAAAGTTCAGAAAACAACATTTGAATCAGTGCTGAGTTCTACTTCCTGTGTGGGTGGGAAAAAAGTGACACTGAATGAAGATTCAAACGAGGAAGGaaacacaggagagaaacccttagTGTGTAAGTTTTGCTATAAATGTTTTAGCCGACAGGATTCCATGATGCAGCACATGAGAACTCACACAGTGGAGAAACCATTCAGATGTGACGTTTGTAGTAACAGCTTCACTCACGAGTCTGTCTTGGATATGCACATGAGactccacacaggagagaaaccctttgaatgtgatgtttgtagaaaatgttttagccGAAAGGCTCACTTGATGATGCACATGAGAGTCCACACGGGAAAGAAATTCTACctgtgtgatgtttgtagtaaatgttatAAAAACAAGTCCGACCTGACCAATCACATGATcgttcacacaggagagaatcCCTTTGTGTGTGAAATATGTAGTAAAGGTTTTACACATAAGGCGTACTTGAAAATACACATGAcagtccacacaggagagaaaccctacaGATGTGACGTTTGTAGTAAAGGTTTTAGCAGAAAGAATTACTTGCATTCACATAGGAAaacccacacaggagagaaaccatatCAATGTCGTGTTTGTAGTAGTCGTTTTGGACATAAGTCCAACCTGAACATGCACATGAggatccacacaggagagaaaccgttTGAATGTGACATATGTGCGAAAAGCTTCACTCACAAGTTTCACCTGATCAAACACAGGAGTGCACACAAGAGGCCCACAATCAGGATGTGTACTTAA
- the LOC114461519 gene encoding uncharacterized protein LOC114461519 isoform X2, whose product MSPPRRSCIFPGCLSVQGNGSVSLFKFPSDNNLKKRWIDFVKRSYCGELKITTNTRLCSVHFTPDSYSNYHQVKSGFLKSPLMLISVAEPTLSVRGLHPTVLPTAGSTITCPPESSPPITRGAACRCGDVKKQTREIGCQTDDVVEKRTVATQVSKRNSTELQRTAFLGCWPFRDGYRTHALQQVSECANYYYPRAL is encoded by the exons ATGTCTCCTCCGCGTCGCTCGTGCATCTTTCCTGGATGCCTCAGTGTGCAAGGTAACGGCTCCGTTAGCTTATTTAAGTTTCCTTCGGACAACAACTTAAAGAAACGGTGGATTGATTTTGTCAAGAGGAGCTACTGTGGAGAGTTGAAGATCACCACCAATACCCGTCTCTGTAGTGTCCACTTTACCCCCGATAGTTACAGCAACTATCACCAGGTAAAGTCTGGATTCCTGAAGAGTCCGTTGATGCTGATCAGTGTGGCTGAACCGACCCTATCCGTCCGGGGCTTGCATCCTACCGTCCTACCGACAGCAGGTTCCACCATTACGTGCCCGCCAGAAAGT TCTCCTCCAATCACAAGAGGGGCAGCGTGCCGGTGTGGTGACGTGAAGAAACAGACCAGGGAGATTGGATGTCAAACGGACGACGTAGTGGAGAAAAGGACTGTGGCCACACAAGTGTCCAAAAGAAACAGTACAG aattgcagagaaccgccttcctgggctgctggcctttcagagatggttacagaaCACACGCGCTGCAGCAAGTGTCTGAGTGCGCCAACTACTACTAccctagggccctataa